The following coding sequences lie in one Bicyclus anynana chromosome 21, ilBicAnyn1.1, whole genome shotgun sequence genomic window:
- the LOC112054947 gene encoding uncharacterized protein LOC112054947: MSDAPGRPMKYPYTISAKIAQFPFKFYVQNQWIWRYWMIGIAVATPVFYKIHKLSNSPENVSKWAEKRKQEAAGHH, translated from the exons ATGTCGGACGCCCCCGGCCGCCCTATGAAATATCCCTACACCATCAGCGCTAAAATCGCACAATTCCCGTTTAAGTTCTACGTCCAGAATCAGTGGATCTGGCGTTATTGGATGATTGGGATCGCCGTTGCCACTCCCGTGTTCTACAAGATCCACAAACTAT CTAACTCCCCTGAGAATGTGAGCAAATGGGCTGAGAAAAGGAAGCAGGAGGCAGCAGGTCACCACTAA